A window from Planococcus maritimus encodes these proteins:
- a CDS encoding acyl-CoA dehydrogenase family protein: MLKELSPKAEQLRQELLKFMDDYVYAAEQSVKEYKENASDRWTIPPIIEELKQKAKAQGLWNLFLDHPEYGAGLSNYEYSHLCEIMGRSLIAPEIFNCNAPDTGNMEVFVKYGTDEQKKQWLEPLLNGDIRSCFSMTEPDVASSDATNIQSSIVRDGDEYVINARKWWTTGAMDPRCSIAIVMGKTDPDAEKHKQQSMILVPFDTPGVKIVRPLTVFGYDDAPQGHAEVHYENVRVPASNMLLGEGRGFEIAQGRLGPGRIHHCMRAIGAAERALELLCRRAESRVAFGSTLAEKDVIKEIIAESRIEIEQARLLTLNAAHKIDEHGAKAARKEIAMIKIAVPRVSINVIDRAMQVFGGAGLTEDFPLAEHYANARTLRLVDGPDQVHLRDVGRMELREQLKANELRQ; encoded by the coding sequence ATGCTTAAGGAATTATCGCCAAAAGCGGAACAATTACGCCAAGAACTGCTGAAATTCATGGATGACTACGTTTACGCAGCTGAACAGTCCGTAAAGGAATACAAAGAAAACGCAAGCGACCGCTGGACAATTCCACCGATTATTGAAGAGCTAAAGCAAAAAGCGAAAGCGCAAGGCTTATGGAACTTATTTTTAGATCATCCGGAATATGGAGCTGGTTTATCGAATTACGAGTATTCCCACCTGTGTGAAATCATGGGGCGCTCTCTGATTGCTCCGGAAATTTTCAATTGCAACGCGCCGGATACCGGCAATATGGAAGTGTTCGTGAAATACGGCACGGATGAACAGAAAAAACAATGGCTTGAGCCTTTATTGAATGGCGACATTCGCTCGTGTTTTTCCATGACAGAACCCGATGTCGCTTCATCCGATGCCACCAATATTCAAAGCAGCATTGTACGTGACGGCGATGAATACGTGATCAACGCCAGAAAATGGTGGACGACAGGAGCCATGGATCCGCGCTGCAGCATTGCAATCGTTATGGGGAAAACCGATCCTGATGCCGAAAAGCATAAGCAGCAATCGATGATTCTCGTGCCATTCGATACGCCAGGTGTCAAAATAGTCCGCCCGCTCACTGTGTTTGGATATGATGATGCGCCGCAAGGGCATGCAGAAGTTCATTACGAAAATGTCCGCGTCCCAGCGAGCAATATGCTGCTCGGAGAAGGACGAGGGTTCGAGATTGCACAAGGCCGTCTTGGACCGGGTCGTATCCACCACTGCATGCGGGCTATCGGGGCTGCTGAACGTGCACTTGAACTCTTGTGCAGACGAGCGGAAAGCCGAGTTGCTTTCGGCTCAACACTAGCGGAAAAAGATGTCATCAAGGAAATCATTGCTGAGAGCCGCATCGAAATCGAACAGGCGCGACTATTGACTTTGAACGCTGCCCATAAGATTGACGAACACGGCGCAAAAGCGGCGCGAAAGGAAATCGCCATGATCAAGATTGCTGTCCCCCGTGTCTCGATCAATGTGATTGATCGCGCGATGCAAGTATTTGGCGGTGCCGGACTGACAGAAGATTTCCCGCTTGCCGAACATTACGCAAATGCACGGACGCTTCGCCTTGTCGACGGTCCAGACCAAGTCCATTTACGCGACGTTGGGCGAATGGAATTACGTGAACAGTTGAAAGCGAATGAATTGCGACAGTAA
- a CDS encoding YebC/PmpR family DNA-binding transcriptional regulator: protein MGRKWNNIKEKKASKDANTSRIYAKFGREIYVAAKQGEPDPESNQALKVVLERAKTYNVPRAIIDRAVEKAKGGSEENYDELRYEGFGPNGSMVIVDTLTNNVNRTASDVRAAFGKNGGNMGVSGSVAYMFDHTAVIGVEGKTADEALELLMEADIDVRDILEEEDTVIVYAEPDQFHLVQEAFKADGVTDFTVAELTMLPQNELPLSEEDQAQFEKMVDAIEDLEDVQQVYHNVDLA from the coding sequence ATGGGACGCAAATGGAATAATATTAAAGAGAAAAAAGCTTCCAAAGATGCCAACACTAGCCGGATCTATGCAAAATTCGGCCGTGAAATATATGTAGCTGCCAAGCAGGGCGAACCGGATCCGGAATCGAACCAAGCCTTGAAAGTCGTACTCGAACGCGCCAAAACTTATAACGTGCCGAGAGCCATCATCGACCGTGCCGTCGAAAAAGCCAAAGGCGGATCGGAAGAGAACTACGACGAGTTGCGTTACGAAGGATTCGGACCGAACGGCTCGATGGTCATCGTCGATACTTTGACCAACAACGTTAACCGCACCGCGTCGGACGTGCGTGCAGCATTCGGTAAAAATGGCGGCAATATGGGCGTCAGCGGATCGGTAGCCTATATGTTCGACCATACGGCGGTGATTGGCGTAGAAGGCAAAACGGCTGATGAGGCGCTTGAATTGTTGATGGAAGCGGATATCGACGTGCGCGACATCCTCGAAGAAGAAGACACGGTCATCGTCTATGCAGAACCGGATCAATTCCACTTAGTGCAAGAAGCATTTAAAGCAGACGGCGTAACGGACTTCACAGTCGCTGAATTAACGATGCTGCCGCAAAACGAGTTGCCGTTGTCAGAAGAAGACCAAGCGCAATTCGAAAAGATGGTCGATGCTATCGAAGACCTTGAAGACGTTCAGCAAGTTTACCATAATGTCGATTTAGCTTAA
- a CDS encoding nitric oxide synthase oxygenase, whose translation MEKLAEQALLMEEAAHFIETCYLELGKSEQEIRRRVDEIEQQIDTTGSYLHTIEELQHGARMAWRNNNRCIGRLFWQTLEIFDEREAETEEHVFSAIVRHLRFAFNGGQIRPAITIFKQSDKSGMRIWNHQLLRYAGYERDGRIIGDSSSLAFTKQCEALGWRGAGSDFDLLPVVIGEAGKEPKWFELPADAKPEVSISHPDWPEMAELGVKWYAVPLISDMKLEIGGIEYAMAPFNGWYMGTEIGARNLADEDRYNLLPQMANIMGLNTSSQRTLWKDKALIELNVAVLESFASAGVTIVDHHTAAKQFKNFEKIEEREGRKVTGNWAWLIPPVSPATTHIFHKPYKNDIVKPNYFYQPAPYVK comes from the coding sequence ATGGAAAAGCTTGCAGAACAGGCTCTTCTGATGGAAGAGGCTGCGCATTTCATCGAAACTTGCTATTTGGAACTGGGAAAAAGTGAACAAGAAATCCGCCGCCGTGTAGACGAGATTGAACAGCAAATCGACACTACCGGCAGCTATTTGCATACAATAGAAGAATTACAGCACGGGGCGCGCATGGCGTGGCGCAATAACAATCGCTGCATCGGGCGCTTGTTTTGGCAAACACTGGAGATTTTTGATGAGCGCGAAGCGGAAACGGAAGAACATGTATTTTCGGCCATCGTCCGCCATTTGCGCTTTGCATTCAACGGAGGGCAAATCCGCCCGGCTATTACAATTTTCAAGCAGTCCGACAAAAGCGGGATGCGTATCTGGAACCATCAATTATTACGCTATGCAGGGTATGAACGGGACGGCCGCATCATCGGTGATTCCTCGTCTCTAGCATTTACCAAACAATGCGAAGCGCTTGGATGGCGAGGTGCGGGCAGTGATTTCGACCTGTTGCCCGTGGTGATTGGCGAAGCCGGCAAAGAGCCCAAATGGTTTGAGCTGCCGGCTGATGCTAAGCCTGAAGTCTCAATTAGTCATCCGGATTGGCCAGAAATGGCGGAGCTCGGGGTGAAATGGTATGCGGTGCCGCTCATCTCCGATATGAAACTCGAAATTGGGGGTATTGAATACGCCATGGCGCCTTTCAATGGTTGGTATATGGGAACGGAAATCGGCGCACGCAATCTAGCGGATGAAGACCGCTATAACTTGTTGCCCCAAATGGCAAACATTATGGGGCTCAACACGAGTTCGCAACGGACACTGTGGAAAGATAAAGCGCTCATTGAATTAAATGTGGCGGTGCTTGAGTCATTTGCCAGTGCAGGAGTGACGATTGTCGACCATCATACTGCCGCCAAGCAATTCAAGAATTTCGAAAAAATCGAAGAACGGGAAGGGCGCAAAGTCACCGGTAATTGGGCGTGGCTGATCCCGCCAGTGTCGCCGGCCACAACGCATATTTTCCACAAGCCGTATAAAAATGACATAGTTAAACCGAATTATTTTTATCAGCCGGCCCCGTACGTTAAATGA
- a CDS encoding HAD family hydrolase, which yields MVKAIFFDLDDTLLWDQQSVKEAFRETCEWADGQTDADCSGLEQAVREEARKLYAEYPTYAFTQMIGINPFEGLWGRFDDSGDDFQQLKAIAPAYQQEAWTLGLKRLGIDNPALGKQLAEYFPEARKRHPILYEDSLEVLEQLTGRFDLLLLTNGSPSLQQIKLDITPEIAPYFDHILVSGAFGRGKPDASIFEYALAKVGCAPEDVLMVGDNPLTDILGAERAGIPSVWLNREQKAAHETVAATHEINNLKELLPLLDKLETTSS from the coding sequence ATGGTGAAAGCAATTTTCTTTGATTTGGATGACACGTTATTGTGGGATCAGCAAAGCGTAAAAGAAGCCTTCCGCGAAACATGCGAATGGGCAGACGGGCAGACGGACGCTGATTGCAGCGGGTTAGAACAAGCCGTTCGGGAAGAAGCACGTAAATTGTACGCGGAATATCCGACATATGCCTTTACGCAAATGATCGGCATCAATCCGTTCGAAGGCCTGTGGGGGCGTTTTGATGATTCGGGTGATGATTTTCAACAACTTAAAGCTATCGCCCCGGCCTATCAGCAAGAAGCATGGACGCTCGGGCTGAAACGCCTCGGCATCGATAACCCAGCATTAGGGAAACAGCTCGCTGAGTATTTCCCGGAAGCCAGAAAACGCCACCCCATTCTCTACGAAGATAGCTTAGAAGTACTCGAGCAATTGACAGGCCGCTTCGACTTATTGTTGTTGACTAACGGGTCGCCAAGCCTTCAGCAAATCAAGCTCGACATCACCCCGGAAATCGCACCGTATTTCGACCATATCCTAGTATCTGGCGCTTTCGGGCGTGGCAAGCCTGACGCCTCCATTTTCGAATATGCCTTAGCGAAGGTCGGCTGCGCCCCAGAAGATGTATTGATGGTCGGCGATAATCCGCTGACCGATATTCTCGGCGCTGAGCGTGCCGGCATTCCGTCCGTCTGGTTGAACCGAGAGCAGAAAGCTGCTCATGAGACAGTAGCCGCTACACACGAAATTAACAACCTGAAAGAACTATTGCCGTTGCTCGACAAACTAGAAACCACCTCTTCATAA
- the serA gene encoding phosphoglycerate dehydrogenase, with product MTFHVLISDPLSEEGVYPLRHADGINIVMETNLTETELAERIDGFDALLVRSQTQVTRELIEKASNLKIIGRAGVGVDNIDLAAATEHGIIVVNAPDGNTNSAAEHTMAMLMGMARKIPQAYNSLKLGKWDRKSYVGVELKNKTLGVVGFGRIGQEVAARAKGQRMNIIAYDPFLTAEKAEKLGVDFGSVEDVLKVADFVTVHTPLLKETKHLINAEAFNVMKDGVQIINCARGGIIDESALYNAVKSGKVAGAALDVFEQEPMVDFRLLELPEIIATPHLGASTFEAQESVAVDVSQDVVSFVKYGTVRNSVNLPSVPKEIMKRIEPYFDLAERIGTFLTDLTGETAEEVNVYYSGELANLEVGPLTRNMLKGMLKRHLGKHVNDVNAMYIANQKGIHVNEHKSTESRGFTNLITVEVKTQSGTRKASGTLLNGQGARIVKVDDYIVDFLPNGHLLFIRHNDRPGVIGRVGTLLGAEDINIATMQVGRSNVGGDAIMMLSIDKHADPEDLEGLKKLEEIESVTAIDL from the coding sequence ATGACATTTCACGTATTGATCAGTGACCCACTATCAGAAGAAGGCGTATATCCACTGCGCCATGCAGACGGCATCAATATTGTTATGGAGACCAATTTAACTGAAACTGAACTTGCTGAACGGATTGACGGGTTCGACGCGTTGCTGGTCCGGAGCCAGACGCAAGTGACGCGTGAGCTGATCGAAAAAGCGTCCAACTTGAAAATTATCGGGCGTGCAGGTGTCGGGGTCGATAACATCGATTTGGCAGCGGCAACCGAGCACGGCATTATCGTCGTTAACGCACCGGATGGCAATACCAATTCCGCTGCTGAACATACAATGGCGATGCTCATGGGCATGGCGCGCAAAATTCCACAAGCTTATAATTCCTTGAAGCTCGGCAAATGGGACCGCAAATCCTATGTCGGCGTCGAACTGAAAAACAAGACGCTTGGTGTCGTCGGCTTCGGCCGCATCGGACAGGAAGTCGCAGCTCGTGCCAAGGGACAACGCATGAACATCATTGCTTATGACCCGTTTTTGACTGCTGAAAAAGCGGAAAAGCTCGGCGTTGACTTTGGTTCCGTAGAAGATGTCTTGAAAGTGGCTGACTTTGTCACAGTCCATACGCCGCTGTTGAAAGAAACAAAGCATTTAATCAATGCAGAAGCTTTCAATGTCATGAAAGACGGCGTCCAGATCATCAACTGTGCACGCGGCGGCATCATCGACGAAAGCGCTTTGTACAACGCCGTGAAGTCCGGCAAAGTGGCGGGTGCCGCACTCGACGTGTTTGAACAAGAGCCGATGGTCGATTTCCGCTTGCTGGAATTGCCGGAAATCATCGCAACGCCTCACCTCGGTGCAAGCACATTCGAAGCGCAAGAAAGCGTCGCAGTCGACGTCAGCCAAGACGTCGTCAGCTTCGTCAAATATGGCACCGTCCGCAATTCCGTCAACTTGCCGTCTGTACCGAAAGAAATCATGAAGCGTATCGAGCCGTATTTCGATTTGGCAGAGCGCATCGGCACATTCCTTACCGATCTGACCGGCGAAACGGCGGAAGAAGTAAACGTCTATTATTCAGGAGAGCTCGCCAATCTCGAAGTCGGCCCGTTGACGCGCAATATGCTTAAAGGGATGCTTAAGCGCCATCTCGGCAAGCATGTCAACGACGTCAACGCGATGTATATCGCCAACCAAAAAGGCATCCATGTCAACGAGCATAAATCGACCGAATCACGCGGCTTTACAAACCTCATTACGGTAGAAGTGAAAACGCAGAGCGGTACGCGGAAAGCATCCGGAACGCTCTTGAACGGCCAAGGTGCACGTATCGTCAAAGTGGACGATTACATCGTCGACTTCTTGCCGAATGGCCACTTATTGTTCATTCGCCATAATGACCGTCCGGGAGTTATTGGACGCGTCGGCACCTTACTTGGGGCAGAAGACATCAATATCGCGACGATGCAGGTTGGGCGTTCGAACGTCGGTGGCGATGCCATCATGATGCTGTCGATCGATAAGCATGCCGATCCGGAAGATTTAGAAGGATTAAAAAAACTTGAAGAAATCGAAAGCGTCACGGCGATCGATTTGTAA
- a CDS encoding pyridoxal-phosphate-dependent aminotransferase family protein has product MLTDQQILRIPGPTPIPPSVGRAMAQPMIGHRGESTYSLIRDIRPKLKKVFGTNEEVMILTGSGTSALESAVVNTVAPGDEVLVLVTGAFGDRFAKICQAYGIATHVFNVEWGQAVDPEAVKNFLGEHPEIRVIFSTFCETSTGVLNPVQELAETVKQVSDALIVVDGVSCVAGTETEMDKWGVDIVVTGSQKAFMLPAGLAFIAASKRAWEKIEANPQPRFYLDLKKHRDSIEKDTTPFTPAISILYGLQQVLNLLEEEGLENVYRRHRLMRDMTRAAFKALDVRLLTSDEDASPTVTAVYPEHFDAEQFRKVLKEDFAIEFAGGQQHLAKSIFRIGHMGYCSPSEVLQALAASEIVLKKIGQDITLGAGIAAAQQVFLEGKDK; this is encoded by the coding sequence ATGCTGACAGATCAACAAATTTTGCGAATTCCAGGACCGACACCGATTCCACCGAGCGTAGGGCGTGCCATGGCACAGCCGATGATCGGCCACCGCGGGGAAAGTACGTATTCTTTGATCAGAGATATCCGCCCGAAATTGAAAAAAGTATTTGGCACCAATGAAGAAGTGATGATTTTAACGGGCAGCGGAACTTCCGCACTCGAAAGCGCAGTGGTCAATACGGTGGCGCCCGGCGACGAAGTATTGGTTCTTGTCACTGGAGCATTTGGAGACCGTTTCGCTAAAATCTGCCAGGCCTACGGAATCGCGACACATGTTTTCAATGTGGAATGGGGCCAAGCAGTGGATCCGGAAGCCGTCAAAAATTTCCTCGGTGAACATCCGGAAATCCGTGTCATTTTCTCAACGTTTTGTGAAACTTCAACGGGCGTCTTGAACCCTGTTCAAGAGCTGGCCGAAACAGTGAAACAAGTATCGGACGCCTTGATTGTCGTCGATGGTGTGTCATGCGTAGCGGGGACAGAAACGGAAATGGATAAATGGGGCGTCGATATTGTCGTTACGGGTTCTCAAAAAGCATTCATGCTGCCAGCGGGGCTCGCATTTATCGCCGCGAGCAAGCGGGCATGGGAGAAAATCGAAGCGAATCCGCAACCCCGCTTTTATTTAGATCTTAAAAAGCACCGCGACAGCATCGAAAAAGACACGACGCCGTTCACGCCGGCTATCTCCATTCTATACGGCCTACAGCAAGTGCTGAATTTATTGGAAGAAGAAGGTCTGGAGAACGTTTACCGCCGACACCGTTTGATGCGCGATATGACACGTGCGGCTTTCAAAGCGCTTGATGTCCGTTTGCTTACGAGCGATGAGGATGCTTCGCCGACTGTGACAGCTGTTTATCCAGAACATTTTGACGCAGAACAATTCCGCAAAGTACTGAAAGAGGACTTTGCCATTGAGTTTGCCGGCGGTCAGCAGCATCTCGCGAAAAGCATTTTCCGCATTGGGCATATGGGCTACTGCTCTCCATCAGAAGTGCTGCAAGCGCTCGCTGCATCGGAAATCGTTTTGAAAAAGATTGGGCAAGACATCACACTGGGCGCAGGCATCGCAGCCGCGCAGCAAGTTTTTTTGGAAGGGAAGGATAAGTAA
- a CDS encoding glycosyltransferase family 2 protein, producing the protein MKLISIIVPAYNEEANIASMYKTLVQELEPLPYLYEIMFINDGSSDGTLDEILKLANEHETVKYISLSRNFGKESAMFAGMKRIKGDAVILMDSDMQHPPTLICEMIQGYEDGFHQVVAKRSRTGDSKLRSALSSLYYKIVNSVTDVSFEDGEGDFRLLTRKAINSILALSESNRFSKGIYSWIGLSKKTISYENVVRAEGDSKWSFASLVNYGIDGIISFNMKPLRICFYTGFLVLFLSLLYIAFTFYEIMARGVIAPGYFTTITAILLLGGIQLISLGVIGEYVGRIYNETKQRPHFLVEMSNVDEYDES; encoded by the coding sequence ATGAAGCTGATCTCTATTATTGTGCCGGCTTACAATGAAGAAGCGAACATCGCTTCGATGTACAAGACTTTGGTGCAAGAACTTGAGCCGCTTCCTTATCTGTATGAAATCATGTTTATCAATGACGGCAGCAGTGACGGAACTTTAGATGAAATACTCAAACTCGCCAATGAACACGAAACCGTAAAATACATTTCGCTGTCACGCAATTTCGGCAAAGAATCTGCCATGTTCGCAGGGATGAAGCGTATCAAGGGAGATGCTGTCATCTTGATGGACAGCGATATGCAGCACCCTCCCACTTTAATCTGCGAAATGATCCAAGGCTATGAGGATGGCTTCCATCAAGTGGTCGCCAAACGTTCGCGCACGGGCGATTCAAAACTGCGCAGCGCCTTATCGTCCCTCTATTATAAAATAGTTAATTCAGTAACAGACGTCAGTTTCGAAGACGGCGAAGGCGATTTTCGATTGCTGACACGCAAAGCCATCAATTCAATTCTGGCACTCAGTGAAAGCAACCGCTTTTCCAAAGGCATCTACTCTTGGATCGGTCTCAGTAAAAAAACCATCAGCTATGAAAACGTCGTGCGTGCAGAAGGCGATTCCAAATGGTCTTTCGCAAGCCTCGTCAACTACGGCATCGACGGAATCATTTCGTTCAATATGAAACCATTGCGTATCTGCTTTTACACCGGATTTCTCGTATTGTTCCTGTCCTTGCTCTATATCGCTTTTACGTTCTATGAGATCATGGCGCGCGGAGTCATCGCGCCTGGTTATTTCACGACCATCACGGCGATCCTGCTACTTGGCGGCATTCAATTGATCAGCCTCGGCGTCATCGGAGAATACGTCGGCAGGATCTATAACGAGACCAAACAACGGCCGCATTTCTTGGTCGAGATGAGCAATGTGGATGAATACGATGAATCTTAA
- a CDS encoding GtrA family protein: MNLKRLNTEFTRFVFVGVVNTLSYYSIYLFLHNVLDWAYMLSHIIGFLISLNISFFLNTYVTYRVKPTLKKYLYFPLTQVVNMSVSTFLIFIFVEFLHINSNIAPFAAVIFTIPVTFIVSGKILKAPAQSK, translated from the coding sequence ATGAATCTTAAACGCTTGAATACGGAGTTCACACGCTTTGTTTTCGTTGGGGTCGTCAACACGCTCAGCTATTACTCCATCTACTTGTTTTTGCATAATGTGCTCGACTGGGCCTATATGCTATCCCATATTATCGGGTTTTTGATCAGCTTGAATATTTCCTTTTTCTTAAACACTTACGTAACGTATCGTGTGAAACCAACTTTGAAGAAGTATTTGTATTTCCCGCTGACGCAAGTCGTCAATATGTCGGTTTCTACATTCCTGATTTTCATATTTGTGGAATTTCTTCATATCAACAGCAATATTGCACCGTTCGCCGCAGTGATTTTTACCATTCCCGTGACGTTTATCGTCTCCGGAAAAATTCTTAAAGCGCCGGCGCAATCCAAATAA
- a CDS encoding YfhO family protein — protein MRSFRPYLLLTVAFLAMAIIGHGVFLFQWTQNQYMAGPNDGLAQMMPFKHLLYDHYTQGEFFYSFDFGLGAGIFSELSYYFSTSFVYLSTLIIVYLLESLKLIGVPDVLFWANASVFISIARLTIVLIATYTLFRYMRITRLSAVVGASIYGLSGMYFRHAAFWEFFADAFIWLPLLIFGAEKIFREQKPGWFMFAVAIAMIDNFYFAYINFLLTGIYIVFRLFIPLEKTETKWKQAILWFLMAGSLGAGISMVSFIPSVYAFLNNHRPAFQQDILWFEETENLLFMSRYILLPALFMLFLFIPSLYKLHRFRLFALLGLLAMVLYHSPMAGSIFNGFSAPQHRWEYFLSLMAAGAIASGLDHFHKLKLKEIVATSIMTALFYWWFAWRDEALEFTTLYPRLALIGLVVSLAAVLAAPVIRQHWQKPLLAAVLLVLVLATANSYQSEKLLENADIEDVDEDLITGDDYDDAEVRALIDEIQERETSEMYRIDWMEGVRNNTPIVQDFQGLSAYSSILNKNLLYFYLYDLEIDMQRESVSRYATLGNRSNLHSLLQGNYAIREKDDPNVPFGFRKFAATENFIAYQNRYPLPFARPAFQVYQESQLADEPPLLREHAMLSGIVLDETTETEPLPDRFPGKADYEIEEVGSSYEEGLLDIAEESGGLDLLLDEVPEEGDLYISFHLENTAADQGFPLEINEYRTTRKSNQSIYKTFVDDLTIRIEAAQKIEIRLPEGTYKLTDIEIVKEPYVLLREQNALADRTSDLKIDGSKVDVTYDNQEGAPFLNLSIPYERGWQATINGEPVDVLKANYAFLAVPLGDGMNDIELRYRPPFFLPSLFISLLSLATGLFWLRRRKRNELHKYAPKDSMPN, from the coding sequence ATGCGTTCTTTTCGTCCCTATCTTCTACTAACAGTTGCATTTCTAGCCATGGCCATTATTGGCCATGGCGTCTTTCTGTTTCAATGGACCCAAAATCAATACATGGCGGGGCCGAACGATGGCCTAGCCCAGATGATGCCATTTAAGCATTTGCTGTACGACCACTATACGCAAGGTGAGTTTTTCTATTCCTTCGATTTCGGTCTTGGCGCTGGCATATTCAGCGAGCTATCGTATTATTTTTCCACATCATTCGTTTACCTCTCGACACTCATTATCGTTTATTTGCTTGAGTCCCTTAAGTTGATAGGAGTTCCCGACGTTCTCTTTTGGGCCAATGCTTCGGTCTTTATCAGCATCGCTAGGCTAACCATCGTATTGATCGCCACTTACACTTTGTTCCGCTATATGCGCATCACGCGCTTATCAGCAGTTGTCGGGGCAAGCATTTATGGACTGTCCGGAATGTACTTCCGCCATGCAGCTTTTTGGGAGTTTTTCGCAGATGCCTTCATTTGGTTGCCCTTGTTAATTTTCGGGGCAGAGAAAATTTTCCGTGAACAGAAGCCCGGTTGGTTTATGTTCGCCGTTGCGATCGCGATGATCGACAATTTCTATTTTGCTTATATCAACTTTCTCCTGACTGGCATTTACATTGTATTCCGCCTGTTCATTCCGCTCGAGAAGACAGAAACGAAGTGGAAGCAAGCCATTCTATGGTTCTTGATGGCCGGATCGCTCGGCGCTGGCATATCCATGGTATCTTTCATCCCTTCTGTCTATGCATTCTTGAACAATCATCGCCCAGCATTCCAGCAAGATATTCTATGGTTCGAGGAAACGGAAAACCTCCTGTTCATGAGCCGTTACATCCTGTTACCGGCGTTGTTTATGCTATTTTTATTCATTCCATCCCTGTATAAGCTCCATCGCTTCAGGCTTTTCGCATTGCTCGGCCTCCTGGCGATGGTGCTGTATCACAGTCCGATGGCCGGCAGTATTTTCAACGGCTTTTCTGCACCTCAGCACCGCTGGGAATATTTTTTATCGCTTATGGCTGCAGGTGCTATTGCCAGCGGCTTGGATCATTTCCATAAGCTGAAATTGAAAGAAATAGTCGCCACTTCAATCATGACTGCTCTCTTTTACTGGTGGTTCGCCTGGAGAGATGAAGCGCTTGAGTTCACTACGCTGTATCCGCGCCTGGCACTGATAGGCCTCGTAGTGAGCTTAGCAGCCGTTTTAGCAGCACCTGTCATCCGACAGCATTGGCAAAAACCATTGCTCGCTGCGGTTCTGCTTGTTTTGGTATTGGCCACCGCTAATAGCTACCAAAGCGAAAAACTGCTGGAAAACGCCGATATCGAGGATGTCGATGAAGATCTGATTACCGGGGATGATTACGATGACGCCGAAGTCCGCGCGTTGATCGACGAAATTCAGGAACGCGAAACGAGCGAGATGTACCGCATCGATTGGATGGAAGGCGTGCGCAATAATACGCCGATTGTCCAGGACTTCCAGGGACTCAGCGCTTATTCCAGCATTCTGAACAAGAATTTGCTGTATTTTTACTTATACGATTTGGAGATTGATATGCAGCGCGAAAGTGTCAGCCGTTATGCAACACTTGGCAACCGCAGCAATCTCCATAGCCTATTGCAGGGCAATTATGCGATTCGGGAAAAAGACGACCCGAATGTGCCGTTCGGCTTCCGTAAGTTCGCCGCGACCGAGAATTTCATCGCCTATCAAAATCGCTATCCGCTGCCTTTTGCACGACCCGCTTTCCAAGTGTATCAAGAATCCCAGCTCGCCGATGAGCCCCCTTTACTGCGCGAACACGCCATGCTCAGCGGAATCGTTTTGGATGAAACAACAGAAACTGAGCCTCTTCCCGATCGCTTTCCCGGGAAAGCAGATTACGAAATCGAGGAAGTGGGCTCGAGCTATGAGGAAGGCTTACTCGACATTGCCGAGGAATCTGGCGGTCTGGATTTGCTGCTCGATGAAGTTCCAGAAGAAGGCGATTTGTATATCTCCTTCCATTTGGAAAACACCGCAGCGGACCAAGGATTCCCACTCGAAATCAACGAATACCGGACGACCCGCAAGTCCAATCAATCGATCTACAAGACCTTCGTCGATGACTTGACGATTCGAATCGAGGCAGCCCAAAAAATCGAAATCCGCCTTCCCGAAGGAACGTACAAACTCACCGATATCGAAATTGTGAAAGAGCCTTATGTACTCTTAAGAGAGCAAAATGCTTTGGCGGACCGCACCAGCGACTTGAAGATCGATGGCAGCAAAGTGGACGTGACGTACGATAACCAAGAAGGAGCTCCGTTCCTGAATTTGTCGATTCCTTATGAAAGAGGTTGGCAGGCGACCATCAACGGTGAACCGGTCGATGTGCTGAAAGCCAATTATGCGTTTTTAGCGGTGCCTCTTGGAGACGGCATGAACGACATTGAATTGCGTTACCGCCCGCCGTTCTTTTTGCCTTCCCTGTTCATTAGTCTGTTATCGCTCGCTACCGGCTTGTTCTGGCTTCGTCGCCGCAAAAGAAACGAGCTTCACAAGTATGCGCCAAAAGACTCTATGCCGAATTGA